Below is a window of Drosophila nasuta strain 15112-1781.00 chromosome X, ASM2355853v1, whole genome shotgun sequence DNA.
AATTTGGGTAGTAATTTGTTGTCGCTAATTTGCGGCGTACCTaacataaatttgtaaaagcaaaagcctTTACTTGCTATGAAGTGAGGCACAGATAGCAAATATATgatatgcaaatattaaagttaatatgtatttaataaatatttgagacaactaaaaatagaaaacatcaaaattgtcaaaattgtCAAAACAAAGCAGAGATAATAGAGGAGGAAAAGTTTCAGAGGACTGAGGACTGAGGACAGAGGACAGGGGACGAATGGCGAATGGCGAATGGCGAAACCCAAAGGCGACAATCGCACAGTAGTATTAAGGGACTAGAAGCGTCTACGGCGCGAtaataaacttatttattgCATAGTTTATGCACAGTCTCAGCCACTCGTCGTTCGTTCCGCCCATCGTTCGTACTCGtactcgttctcgttctccagctcgtattcgtattcgtatcaCTTATACGCAATGGTGTCGCACATTTAACATGCACCCTTGTGTAAAATGCGATATGGTTACaagtgctgtgctgtgctgtgctgtgctgtgctgtgacAAACCAAACCCATCCGAACATACTTTATGGCACTCCAACATACTATAATGCAACGGGTAGTATCTATATCTATAAGCATATATGCGCTtatgcttgctgcttgctgcttgtgTGTATCGAATAGACGAGTGAAATATCTACGAAAAATATAAGTACCTACAAGTATAATGCGATCGTAAAAAGTCTTTTCATTGCGTGCATAAAGTATTAAGCTACTTTGCAGCATCTTTGCATGCATTACCAAggataataaacaaatacacaagcacacaacaacgcacacccacacaggcacacacacacacacatattggTCGTCACTCACAGTGGGTAAATCGAGTAGAGTCCTTAATTGTTTTCGAGTGCTCGCAAATGCGGTCCTTGAATCAAATTCGAATGATAGAACTCGAATTAGCCGCAAATACAttgaaaacacaacaaaacaaaaaaaaacatttgtatttcaattgtatCCCGTGAATGCAAATATCTGCTGTGTTCCACAGTTCTGTGAAGACGAATAGGAATACGAACACGAGGAGCAAATTTATACTTTGCCTTCTGAGTGTCTTATCCGCGTCCTGCACTTGAAATGCCGTCTGGCTGCCAGATGACAGAGCCGAGAGTAAGAAGGCCTTTTAGTTTCTGATATTCAACGCTTCGCTTctgttttacttgttgttcttgtgttCAGAGGTCTCTCTTCTCCTACAGTGCATAATTCGCTATGTGcgaattgaaataaaattcattacaAGTATAGTATTTGGTAGTCAAGtagtattaatatataattcagAGTCAGACTTTATGCATTCATCATTGCTGCCAATATAAAAGTCTAAGAGAGAACAAAACtcaatttgaaaaaatcttgACTTACgattttttcgatcttaaaaagaacaatcttgaaatacaattttttggtTGATATATATTAAATCCAGATTTTTATACTACATTTTTATGTTAAGATAATAAACATCttatcttaaaattaaaacctTGATTGaagaatgttttattctaGATTCAAAAGTTATTAAGTTTAAtcttaatttaagattttgctatcttcattaaatttgaagatTTTTCAATTCTTGAAACattataatcttgaatttcCAGATTTGGCAATCTaaattttttgtagattttcaatttagatgtaagaataaaccttcttggttcaattttaaaatacaaacaatcttgatttaagattttattcttgattttagcacgTTTTTTCTTcctgtttgcatttaaagtgAACAACATCTATTTGAAGACACTAATGCCAATTCAtaataagtatgtgtgtgtgttcacaGTTCGTATACGTGTTTTCTCTTATACGTCGATTACTTGCCAAAAAGGATTAAGTTAAGAAAATACGCGAAATTGGATTTCCTTTTGAAATTCTTAGCCCTTCCCCTTTCatttgacacacacacacacacacacatacaagcgCACACGCCCCTCACATGATGACTTGTTGAGggaaatgaaattgatatttaGGATTGGgcagagttgagttgagttgctTCGCTACAAGTTGTGAACCCCAGCATCGTTGTTAGAGTAAGCGTTAACCAAATACCCTGTGAAAAACACTTGAACTTAAATGATTCCTTAAACTGGACGACTCTGCACTCCATACCTACGCTCAGCATCTTGAAATAATGTTACTCCTGGCTATGGACTCAATTCATAAATGGTTAAAACGACAAGTGCAACGCTTTGCTGCCAAACTCATGCGAGACGTTGTCCACATGGTCCACAAATCCCGACAAGCGTCAGCCAAATggcaaaattgaaataatcaaGTTACTCTAAACGCATCGTATACCGGTTATGAAGAGTAACCACTGGCTTGTCAGGTGCTGCAAGACGCAGATGCTAGAATATCAATGTGAATTAATTGTCAATCATTGATGAGTGTGTGAGTCCTTTTATGCTTAGTTATATGCACTCAAAGTATGACCAAATTGTtgacataaatatatatgtgtatgtatatgttatgtatatttattttttcccaAATAAGTACATTAAAtggtgtgtgtctgtgtgtgtgtgtgtgtgtgtgtgtgtgtgtgggaataTTCAAGTAGTCTTATCTTAGAAGTACCTGAATTATTAAGCCATTCGTACTACGCTGTGTATTGATTTCAGTTTGCATTGTAAGCGTAGGGATCGGTTTCGTTTTCAGTCCAgtccttgttgttgtgcacACATCCACGTGTACACACATCCATATACTATAAAAGTATgtacgcacatacacacactcatacacacacagagatggCTACTGAGGTAGTTGGTCGGCGACATTTTCGTTTTGGCATTTCGCATGCAATTTGCGGTTCATTGAATCGGAAGTTTTCCCATTTAACTTAAGCCTCTTTAACAATCCTATTGACGCAAATTTCTACTTACCATTGCTGGGCACTTGCTGCCTGCAGCCTCCCGCCTCCCAccatttgccttttgcctgCCAACCTGCCCTCATGTCCGCTTTCCCGCTTTCCCGCCCGCTTTCCTGCCTGCCGCTTGTAGCAGATTTTGGTGCAGGTGCAAGTGCGCGTGACACCGCTCTCTCACTGCCTTTTCATTTGGAGTCAATAGAGTCCACATCTGCCATTTATCTGCCCCATTTGACCACGACCAGATGCTAGATGACGCTCATAAATATCAGCTCAGCACTCGCATTTTCATATGTTAGAACAGCTCTTGTCTTTATGATTCGATAATGTTCTATTTAATAATTGCATCAACTTGGCAACAAGAATGTGCTAAGAAGCAcctttaagtattttgtttgttaacgTGCTAACAAGAAATGTACAGACAATACGATGATTTGCGGAAATGCGAATTCCGCGACTCAAGTTGGGTTTCATAGTGGAAAGAGGGGAGAGGAAAACATGAACTTCAACCAGCTTCACAGGTTAGTTTGCTACACATTCGGAGGGTCAAACACACGTCCCAAGTGAGGCATCGGCAAACTCTGATGCCACAATAGCACCTAAAATAGTACTCAAAGTTAAACGGCAACGTAATCCGAACGCCCAGTTGGACTATCATCTGCCGTAATGGGCAAAAGCGTTAATTGATGTGGACTAGAGAGATACCCTTCGCCTTTAGACATGTGACTAACAATATCCATGTTGTTATACCCACCTAATTTGCAATGCGCGAGCAGGGTATAAGAAGTTTTTCCAATAACCAGGCCGCTTttggcagcggcaacggcagcggcggcTGCTTTAACCAGAAGCATCcataaaagcagcaacaactataacaGCAACAAGGATATGTCAGAGAATTACCCTACAGCAcagacacccacacacacacacaccagcaaacacaacactcacacacacacacacgtacccGGGCACGTACACAAAAGCTGAACAGACTGAAGCCGTAAACCAAAATGCCGTCCAAAAGACAGGTGCAATGTGCaatcttttggtattttgttggctttgcaCATTTGGCGTAAtgccaaaaacacaaaaaagcataaaaagcaaaagaatcACAAGAAAGGagcagaaaagaaaagaaaccaaagcaaagcaaaacaagtgCGGCAACAGCAAAGACAAGTACAATGAAAATTCAACACctgaaaaatgcaaacactTAAAAGACGCCCCGCCAACCAAAGCGCCAGCTCTTCTAACGTCGCCTAAGTCAAGAAGCAGAGCAGATGAAGTGGTGAAGCGGTGAAGTGGTGAAGCGGTGTGGAGCGGATTGGATTCTCGAGTGGTGCTGTGGGTGGCAAGGACGAAGGCAATATCGATGTGCCAGCATTTCACCGTTTCACCGTTGATGATgaggacgatgacgatgagcaCCGGATAGGTAGGTGTCGGAATCGGAGTCATAGTAgcagttggagttgaagttcGGGTTGGAGTCAGAGTCAGTGTAGCAGCCAAAGCCTGAAACTTGGAGTCACCGAGCCTTGGCCTGAGCTCCTCTGCTCTTCTGCGCTGCGCTGTGCTTCGATCTTCGTTGCTTTGCTGCCGGCACAGGGCACAAGGACGTGCATTCATTCAAatcgactccaactccaactcgaCTCCCACAGTTTTGAAGCAAAACGCATACaaaagaaattcattttaatgcaCAGGCGGCCCAAGCCCAAGCTCCAAGCCGCCGCAACGCAGGAAACCATTGCCAGGCTCAGGGAGTAAGATGGCAAGGCAAGATGAGGGGTTGGCAGCCAGAGGTTTAGCTGTGGGTGAGAGGAATAAAGGCAGAGAAGTGCAGGTCGGggtcggagtcggagtcagagtcagagtcacagACCgtgttgcagtcgcagtcagaACCGTAGCAGTTGCCGTAGcagttgcctttgcctttgccggAGTCGTGGTCTGCGTACGCCTAAATGCGGCAAATGGTTTATTTTTCCCGCACTTCGTGAATTTAAGCGGGCAAAGCGCATTTGGTAAGGGATATCGAAGGAGTGAGACAGCGAGAAAGCGACTGAAAACTGTGGGCGGCCAAAAGGCAAGTCAAACCAAGTTGAGtctataatttttgttgtggttcCTGTCTATTGTCTTTACGCTGTTTTCCTCACTTTTCCACAGCCTTTGTGCCGCCGTTTActtcttcttttcattttttactgGAAACGCTATCATTTCACTTAGTAGGTTGAGTCATTCACCCACAATATTTAAAGTAGACATTAGCttagctttttttttcaatccATTGCAGCCCACCTAGGCTTTGTTCGTACTAATGAAATGCGCACGAAAAATAAACTGGTAAATTTATTGCTCTCCCAAGTACTTGCTTCCCATTTAGCTGATTATTGATCATTTTTTACTTTCGAACTTTATAGCTTCCTCgatcaatttcaaatgcaataaaatatacattgaAATTAGACTATGTTATGTATAGATTTGAAGTCATTCAAGACAATACAGTCTCATGATTATGTACTTAACTTTCAAGTTTTTATATGTTAATGTATGCAAGTACTTGTATTAGAGGTAACTATATCCACTTATGTACATGCACGCATGAATATACTTATTTATGTTATGCGTAAATTAAAGTATAtcgtatgtatatgcatacatCACAAAAGTAATGCAAGTTTTATGTATTCATTTGAATCATAGGTCTGTACGCAAATAAATGTAAGCACacgtataaatatatttacataggTATGAATGTTtgcgtgtatgtatgttcatacatatattcctTTTACATAATTACATCAAAATTTGTAGATGGGTGTTATGGTAAGTTTATAGGATGAATGAATACCagcatgtatatatgtatgtacatatatgtctCAATGTTTATTGGTATCTTTATATTATGTAAGATCcattagtattttgttttctttgatTGGACACTCTTATCCAGTTCAAAATCCAACTAAATCCTGTCTTAGCAAGACGCATTACTTCAGTAAACTAGTTACTTTGACATAGACATATTTGGTAAAAGATTCATTGGTATATCCTTAAGAAAGGCATAGAAAATAGGAATAGATACAGTTCCTCTTGCATaatctaaattaaatataatttgtataatagttcctttttttaatttcattttgctcttttcaaaattatggttgcaattatttttttttttttaatacattgaCAATGATTTAGTTCTTTATTTAACGatcattaaatataaattcttaagaccattttataattgttataaacCATTCACCATCTTCGCGGATCCCATATCCGATCGTATCCGCATCCAGCCGGCGAACTAAGTGACAACGCATCTGAAGCCGAATACTTGTTGGAATACAAATGAGTGAAAGCTTTCAAGTATCTGGAGTGAAAGCTCATGCAAACGCACTCAAAACAAGAGCGCATGTGCTTATTTTTTGAGACTACTCAACTTTTGTGGGTGGCGCCAATTTttactcaattttttttattattaacttttgTTCGTACTGGCTGTCGTGTCGTTAGATTTTCTTTGTTCATAGTCGCTGTTTTCCCGATTTGTCTTCGGTTTGGCTCTCGGAAGCATTCGTCTTGCAAAATAACTGACAAATCAGTACGCATTTGAGTCTCTGATGAATGACACTAGGAGATTAGATGGTCTTTAAGTTAAAACTGACTTGCAACAATAAAACGTCTTTACAAATGCCCACTTTCGAAACGTATTGTGTTGAATTGTTAAAAAATTGCTGTCCACATGGGATGAAATCAGTTTCATTCTAAAGGTAAAAAGGAACTGTTCATTAGATACATTTACTATCATTTATGATTGAAACCCAATCTGCATATTAAGAATGTTCAATTTACCGGCTTTGATGAGTCACATATGTTAGCCGAGACAACAACCCAAATGCATTGAATAGTCACGTCGTATGCGCAAAcgatatatcgataacatCGACCTTTTGTAGTAAACGATATACTTTCTTGGTATTATTTTCCCTAATCAATTACAACACGTTTATAGGACATTAACAAATAtgtgaaaaataaacatttacaaaTTAGCTTCAACTGACCAGTGAGAAAGTTTTCAAAAGTAGCCCAAATAAAGTGTAGCAATCGTgcatgtggtatatttggtatattagaaaagtaaataaagtcAATTCCCAAGTTGAGGTCCGGTCACACTGATTGATGCACTTTTTTACATCCCTACACCAAAATAAACAGCTCGAAAAgttacaacaaaaacaaaacagagcGTAAACTGAATGCAAACATCAAGTACAATACGCGAATAACTAAAATTTGCTTCGTAAAGCTGCGCCAAATGGATTTAAATCAAGAGCAATACGTCTGCACCATCTGAACAGAATTGAGAACACTGTGGAGTTGACACAATTATGCAAGTTGCAACAGCCGCAATAACAAACTGTACTTGGTAGTGGTTGGTGGCTAGTGGCAGTGcctgttggctgctggctggTGGTTGCACGGTTTCAGCGGCAGTCTCCACATAGGACGGAGATGCTTAAGGCTTTCAACTGAGACACAACACATCTACGATCGCGAATCAAATCATCAGCAGTAAGCAGTAAGTAGAGCGCCGAGTCTGTGGCAAGTGTGTGATCACCCTGACAAAGAGATCTAATCTGTACGTTTCTAGCAATGAATACCAAACATTCCGAACCATTTTATATATCGTCCAATTTGTTCGACAATCGGCGCCTCAAGCGCCGCCTCTGCAAATGGATGGAGCGTCTGCGTGAACGCCAAAAACTCTATATGTCCAATATGCGTTCTCATACGCAttcacacacccacacacacatgcatacgcatacgcacgcacacacgcacacgccgGCCTCTAAGACTGAACGTGGCAAGCAGCGACGTTGTCATCTGATGTTATCGCGACGTCATGTAGCCGCTACACTACCTGCTGACATTACCATCGATCTGCTATCGGACGATGACGAAGACGAAGAGCAGACTCAGCCAGTGGTCGTTAAAGCGGCGGCTCCCGGATATGCTATGGCCAGCGGCCTCTTGCTCCACCACAGAGCTGCCGGTGTCGCTGtcggtgttggtgttggtggtaCTGCTAGCTTGCAACTATCCACGGTTCCGAATATCACACTTGTACCCGTTGAGTTGGCGCCGGCGCACAGCTCGACCTCGACCTCAACCATGCTGCTAATGCCAGCCAGCTCTACCAGAGCGATCAGTGGTCGCAAAAAAGCTGGCAATACGAGCAAACGGTACGGAGACGTgacgtcaacaacaacagcaaccttTTCCGACAGTATAGTGCTGACCAGTGACGACGAAGATGGCAGAAATGATTTCAGCAGGCGTCATATAATGCGCTCACCACCGCCGCTGGCACCGCTGACATTTAACGATACTATTGAGGAGGTAACTGTGTCCTTGGTGCCACGAAATTCTACAATTGCCAACTGCCAAGCTAGGCAACGACGTCGACAGCCTCGGGACTCGTCGTTCCACGCTGGCAATTCTCACGCTCACGCCCAGGCCCAGGTTCAGGCACACGCTCACTCTCAGAATTGCAACGCTCCAACAACCACATTGCCAAACAGCTTCGATGGTTACTTGAATGTCGATGTGGCCAGCGATGTGACGGCCACGCTGCCGGATGAAACAACCGTGCACACGGTCATTGCGAATCGCATCTACGAGCTGTCGCTAAGCAAACTGCGTGAAGGACTCGCGTCCAGCGGCGTGCCGGAGTATACACACGACATTCTGCCAGAGCAACTGCAAAAGTTGTCGCCAGCGATGCGCGCGAAGGTCGCCCCAATGGTGGTGCCTTCGCCTCCTGCACCCATTTCGCTGAAGCTATCTAGTGACCTAAGCATATCACTGATCTCAGATGACGACGACTGTGAAAGTGGCGGTAACAATGGTAGTGGCGATGGCGggggcagcggcagcagcggaaGAAGCTCTGATCTTTTACATCCTGTGGTAGCCGCAGCCGAAGCACACGCTGCGGCCAAGCTcttgaagcagcagcaaccacaactcTCTGTGGTACAGCACCTACAGTATCCGGGCCACGGCACACCTGTGGCTCTACCTGTGATGGCACTGGCGGCTACGTCGCCCACCTTGGTGCCATCTACAAGACGCCGCAAACTAGGTTAAGGTTCATGGAACGATCTACGAAGACGCATCATTCCCCGACCCAAACACGGACTAATACATACAGTACATAAAGCATTGTTGAATGCATgccaacacaacaacaacaacaacaatgtagAGGTCCAGACTTTTTTATAGTGCAAATATATACAAAGTAAATAGATTTGTAGTTCATctgtattttaatttcgtCACGTCGTGCGTGCTTCAGTCTGCAGTATGCAGCCTGTATTTCTCTCGTGTGTAGATTTCCATTCGATGGTTTCACCTCTCATACTTTAAGTCTGTAATGATAATGCATAACGTACAAAGTTAGCGCAATTAATacaacatttcaaataatgaaaattatgaaaattacaaaatgaaaatcaaaatacaaaatgcaaatatatttaagcaGAGCGAGACAACATACATAATATGAAAGCTATACTAACTTATAGTCGGccgatatatatgtatacgactatatatatacatatgtacatgtattcTACTTCTTTACACACAATTTATAAATCGGTTATCTGAAAAGCTTTCGATTGCTTGGGCATtttttgtacatatgtacataatatatatacacatcaATTGGAATTAATTACACATTGTTGTCTATTTAGTAATGGTAATAGCAAACCtgcataaatgcaaatgattgtgttaatatcaaaataaattaaagtgtatttGAATAGATACATAAATCTGTTTGGCTTACGTCGTTTTATCTTTACGAACTTATTAGcagttttaaattcaatattcaattttttatttatcttgtcttgtatgtatgtatttattctTTAAGACAGCATATATAAAAGATGCTTAACCTTCGGATAGATTATAAGTCTGGGTTTTGGAATTTAGAATTCggaatttaagtttttaaaatcCCTTTTTTCTCCATTTCAGATAACTCAGTAAACATGGTAATAAGGTAAGTACattccatttctattttaaaacgGACAGATTCTATCGGACTACCTTGTCTAAAACAATCTTCATGGAATTTAAGAGCTCCAAATGGAAAGTGTGAAATCGCTTAAAACCCATATTACaagtataatattttctaCCATATCGGAAGGTAacttaaaagttattttactTTCAAGACATCATCTGCTATCTTTTATCGATAGTAGGTAGGGCATTTAAAAGGAACTGAATTTGATAAAGAGTTAATAagagttaataataataattaagtaatttcGAAACCATATTTATTGCCATACTTAGTTTTTTTCGATGCCTCTggattataaatatttcgcTTGTCGATAACAATTACAATATGAAAACATATAACTCTGTTCTCAACTTGGCCAAAAAAGCAGCAGTGATGCTATTGCCCACGCATGCGCTTTGAGGAGTATCTCATGTACCTTTTAGGGCGGAAACGCTTTCTGATATACCAGAAATAATTTTACTTTTGAGTGTTAAAACGTATCGAACGGGGTTTGAACGCGGTCAATTAACACGGTTACGAGTAGCGCGAGAtgagttaaaaaaaaaacatcgtGTAATTTTAGTAGCTTATCGTCAAGTTTATAGTTGTTATATAGTAAACGTAACAGACCGGTCATGGTAGTCgtacaatatatttataatttatccAAACTCTGCTCCTGAACATATCTACTTGAAACTCCGTACATTCAATCAATCTATAGCTTATGCTGGGAAGTGTCTCAAATCACTGATTTCAATGGACTAGCTAAAACTTTATTGATAGTAATATGTGAATATAAAGTATGCAGATGTGCGAATAGTTATTTTCCCAATGGATTCAGCCCCATATGTACATCTTGGCTCATGTATGTACTATAGGTATGCACATAGTTGAATTTTCACGACTACAAATATGTGCATATTCAGCTTCAGGCTATAACCCCGAGTGGTTGGGGAGGGGGGGATAAACAATGTCAATTATTGTGCAATACAATTTAGATCTCGACGTACAATTAACTTCCAATTGCATTCATTCGCACACAATGTATCTAGatatctctgtgtgtatgtgcttgTGCTCCAAACAAGATACATAGGATGTACGAGTATGTTTACATATGTACGCCtatgcatgtgtttgtgtatgtgtgtgtgtgtgtgtgtgtgtgtgtactggTCCCGAAGTAATAAGAGCGTTCGTACTGATTCGGCGGTTATCGATGCTTGCTGAAAATACTTTTCACCACACCCATATCTTTTAGGACAATTCTTATACTCGTATATGCACTTACATATCCATATGTAcatccatatatatatttgatatgtacatacatatatacatatattatcgC
It encodes the following:
- the LOC132795180 gene encoding protein a6, whose translation is MNTKHSEPFYISSNLFDNRRLKRRLCKWMERLRERQKLYMSNMRSHTHSHTHTHMHTHTHAHTHTPASKTERGKQRRCHLMLSRRHVAATLPADITIDLLSDDDEDEEQTQPVVVKAAAPGYAMASGLLLHHRAAGVAVGVGVGGTASLQLSTVPNITLVPVELAPAHSSTSTSTMLLMPASSTRAISGRKKAGNTSKRYGDVTSTTTATFSDSIVLTSDDEDGRNDFSRRHIMRSPPPLAPLTFNDTIEEVTVSLVPRNSTIANCQARQRRRQPRDSSFHAGNSHAHAQAQVQAHAHSQNCNAPTTTLPNSFDGYLNVDVASDVTATLPDETTVHTVIANRIYELSLSKLREGLASSGVPEYTHDILPEQLQKLSPAMRAKVAPMVVPSPPAPISLKLSSDLSISLISDDDDCESGGNNGSGDGGGSGSSGRSSDLLHPVVAAAEAHAAAKLLKQQQPQLSVVQHLQYPGHGTPVALPVMALAATSPTLVPSTRRRKLG